From the genome of Anopheles funestus chromosome 2RL, idAnoFuneDA-416_04, whole genome shotgun sequence:
GAGTTCATGAGGTAGCGTAAAAACTTCACTGTACCTATGACAGAGAACAAACGAAAGCTGACTTCATCATTCCACTTTCTCTGTGGTATACCATCCAGCAGCTTTAACACGCGCCGGCCATTGTCGAACCCATCTAGATACGATAATCGCCACAGTGCGTTAAAATCTCCTATACGGAGCATATCTTTGGGCATGTTGAATGATGCACGTAGCTTAATTTCGAAGGCTGTTTCCGTCTCGTAAAGACGCATGTTGGTAACATTATGCTTCATAATTTGCTCGGTTAGTAGTCCGGGACCGGGATTTACTTCCACCAATAAGCGATCGGGCGGTAGATCGTTTGTCACGACGTTTGCAATTTGTTCTGCGGTTGCCCGATTTGCAACGTAGAATCGTTCCGTGTTTATGGAGCTTTTACGCAGTATTGACGGAGGAAAGCGTTTCATTACATCCATTCCTTCGGCGGTTTGAAAGTGTTCGAGTAAATCCTTTGGTACAGCGATGTCGGCACTGGTTGTTGATGTGCTTGTTACTTTTGGTTTTCGGGCACGGGATGCTTTGGGTTTGAGCGAAGCTGCATCTTTTACTATCGTGCGATACAGAGACGTTTGAATGTTTCTCCATCGGGCTAGCATATTTCGAGTAATGTGTAAACTGTTGCCGGTCATATTTAGGCTTAACATATAGATTTCTTGCTAGCACCACGAGGTAATGATGTTCATCTGTGCATCAAGAGTTATTTTTATAACGCCTTTCTTAAACAGATAATGCGCTAGGACCACATTAATCACGATATAAACACTGTAGAAAGCCGAAACCACGAGTTTTGCTCCGTTTATTTACAAACTGTTGCAATAGAACGGcggtaatgttttgtttcaacagTCATCTTAATTTTGACAGCGTGATGCTGTCGTGGTTACAACAGCTGGTTAGGCACTTCAAATCCACGGTTCTTATTTATATTTGAATAGTGACCTGGAACAATTTCTGTTTGCTCTTACTCAAATTGGTTACAGAATACTACCTTTTTGCTTTAATAAtacaaaaactttaaataaattcttcGTTCGTTccttattttttcaaattttatcgTGCTAGATAATTTTTGACATCGCTAGCAACCTTGATTTCGAGCACCTTAAGTGCCCGAATAAAAACAGTCACAACAACTGCTCGAATTGTTCGTTAGGACGTGGCCGAATTAATACCGATGCAATTCCACGCGTCAACATAACTTCAAAATAACTTCATTAAATGTAACATCGTCCAGCGTACATCGGTTGCTGCGTTTATTCTGCTGCCGCGTCTGGTTGTAAATACTGTTACCGAGTGTAGAGCTACCGGAGGAATCGACGGACCCTGAGAAATCGTAACAATGCAAAAGTTTttcgtactgctgctgctggcattGCCAGCCGTCCTGCTGACGGTGAATACCGGTAAGTTTACGTGAAAGGCATGTGCGAAAGAACGATTGCGGGATTTTCAACGTGGCACACGCTGCGTGTCCCGTTGTTGTGGAGAAAGTGATACCGTGCACTAACCCATTGGCTCATTACACACAGGATCGAGTCCGTTCGCCTTTGCCGCGGAAGATGAGCTGGACGAAGAGCTGGTCGATGTGGAAACGGAGGATGCCGCTGTCGTGGCAGATGAAACGGAACCAGAGGACGAACCTGAAACGACAAAGTCACCGGATGCGGACACGTACTTGCTCTTCACACGACCCCTACATGCAACCGGTTCGCAGCTTGAACTGCCCGCTGGCTACCCAGTGGAGTTCTTGGTTGGTTTCACGAACAAAGGCGAGTTTGAGGATTTCGTCGTCGAATCGGTCGAAGCGTCGTTCCGGTATGCCATGGATTTCAGTTACTTCATCCAGAACTTCTCGGCCGTCCCGTACAATCGTGAGGTAAAACCGGGCCATGAAGCAACCGTTTCGTACTCGTTCCTACCAACCGAATCGTTTGCCGGTCGTCCGTTTGGACTGAACATTGCTCTCAACTATCGTGACGGACGTGGTAATCAGTTCAGTGAGGCGGTATTCAACGAAACCGTCCAAATTACTGAGGTTGACGAAGGACTGGATGGTGAAACGTTCTTCCTGTACGTGTTCTTGGCCGCCATCGTCattctgctgctggtgctcGGTCAACAGTTCCTGGGATCGTACGGCAAGCGGAAACGTCCGACAGCAGCCCGCAAGGTCGTTGAAACCGGTACCGCCAGCACGAAAGACGTAGACTACGAATGGATCCCGTCGGAAACGTTGAAACAGCTGCGTAAGTACACCACACAGCCAAGAAATGCGATGCAGTTTGTTAAGAAAAtccttttctttgctttcttccAACAGAAAACTCCCCCAAGGGTGCTCCCAAGTCTTCGCCAAAACAGAGTCCCCGACAGCGAAAGGCCAAGGCAAGCGTGCAGTAATTGCACCCATGCCGCGTGTAACAGTGAAAGACTCACCAGTACACTCCATTCCGTGCTGGATCTGGATTGTGTGCACTTTATCACCACAACTCATCCCTTCCCGTTTCCTTTCCACCACCGTGTCGTTTCGCAAGCATCGTATCATTTCCTTTAGTGATTTATAACGCAGTGTCGCTATCATCTCCTTTGACACCTGCGCTCAGTAACTTAGAATAATCCCGCTGTACACTCGTGAGACTGCAACCGAATGAGAATGGATGGTTAAAAGCGCAACTAGAAACACGTGCAAGAAAGAGGCAGAGATAGCAACACCTTCGAAAAGAACGTTGCATTAGGCAGCAAGCAAATGATTTGGAGCTTCCATCAGAGATCGTGAGCAGTAGAGCACGTTCACGAAAGCACAAGCACAACAAACGCTAATGAAAAACTCCTAGTTCTGACATTAGGGAACGCATTTAGCGCTTCCAGCGTGGGCTTGTTCGGTTGAAATTACATTACGTTTCttcataattttgtttgtcgTTAGACTATCACTTCGATAGCGCAAACGCGCAACATCATCACCTCAGAGAACGCTGCTGCAAAGCATAATGATGGAGGAAACTTTACTCAGCGGAGAGTCCGttagaaaatgtgtttttctttctttatccGTGGTTGAACTGTTTATACTACTAATTTAATGAGAAAGCGTGAATACAGagaaataaaagagaagaaaaatatacttAACTTTGTGAGTTGCATCTACCATGTAGCcattaaaagaaagaaatggggtttattaaactaaatcaaggcattaaaacaaatcaatttataaattttgcaaaattactcaaaaaaatgttaGGCTATAGCCtaacgaaattttcaaatttttatatatcttttatttttttctaattttctattcttttttttatttaaagcattacttgagtgaaaagaaacttatttcaaccgattggcattaaaataaatcaatttaattttttttgcaaaatttctcaaaaaaaacgtaaggggtaagccttatgaaatttttgagttgaaatttttttttaaatttttttccgattttttattcttttttgtgtttaaagcattatttgagtgaaaagaaacttattgcaactaattcgcattaaaatacaaatttttttttaattttggtatattgctcaaaaaatggtatggaatttggttcctcgaataacttctgacacagacatttgagggcatggccgtccaagaagaaattgtagccattgatgccatctatcgatcacaggttaaagattggcgatccgttggataccgaccgagttatagacaaaatttggtgtaaacatgaggaaaattttacattttctcaaacagggtatggaacttggttcctcgaataacttctggcacagacatatgagggcatggccgtccaagaagaaaatgtagccattgatgccatctatcgaccacaggttaaagattggcgttccgttggataccgaccgagttatagctaaaatatggtgcaaaaatgagccctagtcaattttcatttttttgaaattttcgaattttttattatttttcactcttttattaatttaaagcattacttgagtgaaaagaaacttatttcaaccgattggcattaaaataaatcaatttaattttttttgcaaaatttctcaaaaaaaacgtaaggggtaagcctaatgaaatttttgagttgaaattttgttttaaattttttccgattttttattcttttttgtgtttaaagcattatttgagtgaaaagaaacttattgcaactaattcgcattaaaatatatgaatttttttaattttgctatattgctcaaaaaatggtatggaatttggttcctcgaatatcttctggcacagacatatgagggcatggtcgtccaagaagaaaatgtagccattgatgccatctatcgactacaggttaaagattggcgatccgttggataccgacagagttataggcaaaacttggtgcaaaaatgagccctagtcaattttcatttttttgaaatttttgaattgtttataatttttcactcttttattaatttaaagcattacttgagtgaaaagaaacttatttcaaccgattggcattaaaataaatcaatttaattttttttgcaaaatttctcaaaaaaaaacgtaaggggtaagccttatgaaatttttgaattaaattttttttttaaatttttttccgattttttattcttttttgtgtttaaagcattatttgagtgaaaagaaacttattgcaactaattcgcattaaaatatatcaatttttttaattttgctatattgctcaaaaaatggtatggaatttggttcctcgaatatattctggcacagacatctgagggcatggccgaccaagaagaaaatgtagccattgaagccatctatcgaccacaggttaaagattggcgatccgttggataccgacagagttataggcaaaacttggtgcaaaaatgaggaaaattttacattttctcaaacagggtatggaacttggttcctcgaatatcttctggcacagacatatgagggcatggccgtccaagaagaaaatgtagtcattgatgccatctatcgaccacaggttaaagattggcgatccgttggataccgaccgagttataggtaaaatttggtgcaaaaatgagccctagtcaattttcatttttttgaaattttcgaattttttattatttttcactcttttattaatttaaagcattacttgagtgaaaagaaacttatttcaaccgattggcattaaaataaatcaatttattttttttgcaaaatttctcaaaaaaaaacgtaaggggtaagccttatgaaatttttgagttgaaatttttttttaaatttttttccgattttgtattcttttttgtgcttaaagcattatttgagtgaaaagaaacttattgcaactaattcgcattaaaatatatcaatttttttaattttgctatattgctcaaaaaatggtatggaatttggttcctcgaatatcttctggcacagacatctgagggcatggccgtccaagaagaaaatgtagccattggtgccatctatcgaccacaggttaaagattggcgatccgttggataccgaccgagttataggcaaaacttggtgcaaaaatgaaccctagtcaattttcaattttttgaaattttcgaattttttattatttttcactcttttattaatttaaagcattacttgagtgaaaagaaacttatttcaaccgattggcattaaaataaatcaatttaattttttttgcaaaatttctcaaaaaaaacgtaaggggtaagccttatgaaatttttgagttgaaattttttttaaatttttttccgattttttattcttttttgtgtttaaagcattatttgagtgaaaagaaacttattgcaactaattcccattaaaatatatcaatttttttaattttgctatattgctcaaaaaatggtatggaatttggttcctcgaatatcttctggcacagacatctgagggcatggccgtccaagaagaaaatgtagccattgatgccatctatcgaccacaggttaaagattggcgatccgttggataccgaccgagttataggtaaaatttggtgcaaaaatgagcaatagtcaattttcatttttttgaaattttcgaatttttttattatttttcactcttttattaatttaaagcattacttgagtgaaaagaaacttatttcaaccgattggcattaaaataaatcaatttaattttttttgcaaaatttctcaaaaaaaacgtaaggggtaagccttatgaaatttttgaagtgaaatttttttttcaattttttttcgattttgtattcttttttgtgcttaaagcattatttgagtgaaaagaaacttattgcaactaattcgcattaaaatatatcaatttttttaattttgctatattgctcaaaaaatggtatggaatttggttcctcgaatatcttctggctcagacatctgagggcatggccgtccaagaagaaaatgtagccattgatgccatctatcgaccacaggttaaagattggcgatccgttggataccgacagagttataggaaaacttggtgcaaaaatgaggaaaattttacattttctcaaacagggtatggaacttggttcctcgaatatcttctggcacagacatctgagggcatggccgtccaagaagaaaatgtagccattgatgccatctatcgaccacaggttaaagattggcgatccgttggataccgaccgagttatagctaaaatatggtgcaaaaatgagccctagtcaattttcatttttttgaaattttcgaattttttattatttttcactcttttattaatttaaagcattacttgagtgaaaagaaacttatttcaaccgattggcattaaaataaatcaatttaattttttttgcaaaatttctcaaaaaaaaacgtaaggggtaagccttatgaaatttttgagttgaaattttttttttaaattttttttcgattttgtattcttttttgtgcttaaagcattatttgagtgaaaagaaacttattgcaactaattcgcattaaaatatatcaatttttttaattttgctatattgctcaaaaaatggtatggaatttggttcctcgaatatcttctggcacagacatctgagggcatggccgaccaagaagaaaatgtagccattgatgccatctatcgaccacaggttaaagattggcgatccgttgggtaccgaccgagttataggtaaaatttggtgcaaaaatgagccctagtcaattttcatttttttgaaattttcgaattttttattatttttcactcttttattaatttaaagcattacttgagtgaaaagaaacttatttcaaccgattggcattaaaataaatcaatttaattgtttttgcaaaatttctcaaaaaaaacgtaaggggtaagccttatgaaatttttgagttgaaatttttttttaaatttttttccgattttgtattcttttttgtgtttaaagcattatttgagtgaaaagaaacttattgcaactaattcgcattaaaatatatcaattttttaaattttgctatattgctcaaaaaatggtatggaatttggttcctcgaatatcttctggcacagacatctgagggcatggccgtccaagaagaaaatgtagccattgatgccatctaccgaccacaggttaaagattggcgatccgttggataccgaccgagttataggtaaaatttggtgcaaaagtgagccctagtcaattttcatttttttgaaatttttgaattgtttataatttttcactcttttattaatttaaagcattacttgagtgaaaagaaacttatttcaaccgattggcattaaaataaatcaatttaattttttttgcaaaatttctcaaaaaaaacgtaaggggtaagccttatgaaatttttgagttgaaatttttttttaaatttttttccgattttgtattcttttttgtgtttaaagcattatttgagtgaaaagaaacttattgcaactaattcgcattaaaatatatcaattttttaaattttgctatattgctcaaaaaatggtatggaatttggttcctcgaatatcttctggcacagacatctgagggcatggccgtccaagaagaaaatgtagccattggtgccatctatcgaccacaggttaaagattggcgatccgttggataccgaccgagttataggcaaaacttggtgcaaaaatgagccctagtcaattttcaattttttgaaattttcgaattttttattatttttcactcttttattaatttaaagcattacttgagtgaaaagaaacttatttcaaccgattggcattaaaataaatcaatttaattttttttgcaaaatttctcaaaaaaaacgtaaggggtaagccttatgaaatttttgagttgaaattttttttaaatttttttccgattttttattcttttttgtgtttaaagcattatttgagtgaaaagaaacttattgcaactaatccgcataaaaatatatcaatttttttaattttgctatattgctcaaaaaatggtatggaatttggttcctcgaatatcttctggcacagacatctgagggcatggccgtccaagaagaaaatgtagccattgatgccatctatcgaccacaggttaaagattggcgatccgttggataccgacagagttataggaaaacttggtgcaaaaatgaggaaaattttacattttctcaaacagggtatggaacttggttcctcgaatatcttctggcacagacatctgagggcatggccgtccaagaagaaaatgtagccattgatgccatctatcgaccacaggttaaagattggcgatccgttggataccgaccgagttataggtaaaatttggtgcaaaaatgagccctagtcaattttcatttttttgaaattttcgaattttttattatttttcactcttttattaatttaaagcattacttgagtgaaaagaaacttatttcaaccgattggcattaaaataaatcaatttaattttttttgcaaaatttctcaaaaaaaaacgtaaggggtaagccttatgaaatttttgagttgaaattttttttttaaattttttttcgattttgtattcttttttgtgcttaaagcattatttgagtgaaaagaaacttattgcaactaattcgcattaaaatatatcaatttttttaattttgctatattgctcaaaaaatggtatggaatttggttcctcgaatatcttctggctcagacatctgagggcatggccgaccaagaagaaaatgtagccattgatgccatctatcgaccacaggttaaagattggcgatccgttgggtaccgaccgagttatagctaaaatatggtgcaaaaatgagccctagtcaattttcatttttttgaaattttcgaattttttattatttttcactcttttattaatttaaagcattacttgagtgaaaagaaacttatttcaaccgattggcattaaaataaatcaatttaattttttttgcaaaatttctcaaaaaaaaacgtaaggggtaagccttatgaaatttttgagttgaaattttttttttaaattttttttcgattttgtattcttttttgtgcttaaagcattatttgagtgaaaagaaacttattgcaactaattcgcattaaaatatatcaatttttttaattttgctatattgctcaaaaaatggtatggaatttggttcctcgaatatcttctggcacagacatctgagggcatggccgaccaagaagaaaatgtagccattgatgccatctatcgaccacaggttaaagattggcgatccgttgggtaccgaccgagttataggaaaaatttggtgcaaaaatgagccctagtcaattttcatttttttgaaattttcgaattttttattatttttctctcttttattaatttaaagcattacttgagtgaaaagaaacttatttcaaccgattggcattaaaataaatcaatttaattttttttgcaaaatttctcaaaaaaaaacgtaaggggtaagccttatgaaatttttgagttgaaatttttttttaattttttttcgattttgtattcttttttgtgcttaaagcattatttgagtgaaaagaaacttattgcaactaattcgcattaaaatatatcaatttttttaattttgctatattgctcaaaaaatggtatggaatttggttcctcgaatatcttctggcacagacatctgagggcatggccgtccaagaagaaaatgtagccattgatgccatctatcgaccacaggttaaagattggcgatccgttgggtaccgaccgagttataggtaaaatttggtgcaaaaatgagccctagtcaattttcatttttttgaaattttcgaattgtttattatttttcactcttttattaatttaaagcattacttgagtgaaaagaaacttatttcaaccgattggcattaaaataaatcaatttaattgtttttgcaaaatttctcaaaaaaaacgtaaggggtaagccttatgaaatttttgagttgaaatttttttttaaatttttttccgattttttattcttttttgtgtttaaagcattatttgagtgaaaagaaacttattgcaactgatccgcattaaaatatatcaatttttttaattttgctatattgctcaaaaaatggtatggaatttggttcctcgaatatcttctggcacagacatctgagggcatggccgtccaagaagaaaatgtagccattgatgccatctatcgaccacaggttaaagattggcgatccgttggataccgaccgagttataggtaaaatttggtgcaaaaatgagccctagtcaatttttaatttttttgaaattttcgaattttttattatttttcactcttttattaatttaaagcattacttgagtgaaaagaaacttatttcaaccgattggcattaaaataaatcaatttatttttttttgcaaaatttctcaaaaaaacgtaaggggtaagccttatgaaatttttgagttgaaatttttttttaaatttttttccgattttttattcctttttgtgtttaaagcattatttgagtgaaaagaaacttattgcaactaattcgcattaaaatatatcaattttttaaatttttctatattgctcaaaaaatggtatggaatttggttcctcgaatatcttctggcacagacatgtgagggcatggccgtccaagaagaaaatgtagccattgatgccatctatcgaccacaggttaaagattggcgatccgttggataccgaccgagttataggtaaaatttggtgcaaaagtgagccctagtcaattttcatttttttgaaattttcgaattgtttattatttttcactcttttattaatttaaagcattacttgagtgaaaagaaacttaattcaaccgattggcattaaaataaatcaatttaattttttttgcaaaatttcgcaaaaaaaaacgtaaggggtatgccttatgaaatttttgagttgaaatttttttaaatttttttccgattttttattcttttttgtgcttaaagcattatttgagtgaatagaaacttattgcaactaattcgcattaaaatatatcaatttttttatttttgctatattgctcaaaaaatagtatggaatttggttcctcgaatatcttctggcacagacatctgagggcatggccgtccaagaagaaaatgtagccattgatgccatctatcgaccacaggttaacgattggcgatccgttggataccgaccgagttataggtaaaatttggtgcaaaaatgaaccctagtcaattttcattttttgaaattttcgatttttttattatttttcactcttttattaatttaaagcattacttgagtgaaaagaaacttatttcaaccgattggcattaaaataaatcaatttaattttttttgctaaatttctcaaaaacaaacgtaaggggtatgccttatgaaatttttgagttgaaattttgttttaaatttttttccgattttttattctttttgtgtttaaagcattatttgagtgaaaagaaacttattgcaactaattcgcattaaaatatatcaattttttaaattttgctatattgctcaaaaaatggtatggaatttggttcctcgaatatcttctggcacagacatctgagggcatggccgtccaagaagaaaatgtagccattgatgccatctatcgaccacaggttaaagattggcgatccgttggataccgaccgagttataggtaaaatttggtgcaaaaatgagccctagtcaatttttaatttttttgaaattttcgaattttttattatttttcactcttttattaatttaaagcattacttgagtgaaaagaaacttatttcaaccgattggcattaaaataaatcaatttaattttttttgcaaaatttctcaaaaaaaacgtaaggggtaagccttatgaaatttttgagttaaaatttttttttaaatttttttccgattttttattcttttttgtgtttaaagcaatatttgagtgaaaagaaacttattgcaacaaattcgcattaaaatatatcaatttatttaattttgctatattgctcaaaaaatggtatggaatttggttcctcgaatatcttctggcacagacatctaagggcatggccgtccaagaagaaaatgtagccattgatgccatctatcgaccacaggttaaagattggcgatccgttggatac
Proteins encoded in this window:
- the LOC125766569 gene encoding uncharacterized protein LOC125766569 isoform X3 — encoded protein: MAVQEENVAIDAIYRPQVKDWRSVGYRQSYRKTWCKNEENFTFSQTGYGTWFLEYLLAQTSEGMAVQEENVAIDAIYRPQVKDWRSVGYRQSYRKTWCKNEENFTFSQTGYGTWFLEYLLAQTSEGMAVQEENVAIDAIYRPQVKDWRSVGYRQSYRQNLVQK
- the LOC125766177 gene encoding translocon-associated protein subunit alpha, translated to MQKFFVLLLLALPAVLLTVNTGSSPFAFAAEDELDEELVDVETEDAAVVADETEPEDEPETTKSPDADTYLLFTRPLHATGSQLELPAGYPVEFLVGFTNKGEFEDFVVESVEASFRYAMDFSYFIQNFSAVPYNREVKPGHEATVSYSFLPTESFAGRPFGLNIALNYRDGRGNQFSEAVFNETVQITEVDEGLDGETFFLYVFLAAIVILLLVLGQQFLGSYGKRKRPTAARKVVETGTASTKDVDYEWIPSETLKQLQNSPKGAPKSSPKQSPRQRKAKASVQ
- the LOC125766569 gene encoding uncharacterized protein LOC125766569 isoform X1, whose translation is MAVQEENVAIDAIYRPQVKDWRSVGYRQSYRKTWCKNEENFTFSQTGYGTWFLEYLLAQTSEGMAVQEENVAIDAIYRPQVKDWRSVGYRQSYRKTWCKNEENFTFSQTGYGTWFLEYLLAQTSEGMAVQEENVAIDAIYRPQVKDWRSVGYRQSYRQNLVQK